One genomic region from Colletotrichum lupini chromosome 7, complete sequence encodes:
- a CDS encoding carboxyl transferase codes for RLYAAVELDFQSDIYKGSQLFCDLAIRSQQGKPSCAIVFGSSTAGGAYHPALSDYTIFVENQAQVFLGGPPLVKMATSEVVTAEELGGAKIHASTTGLADQIAMDEFDAIQKAREWVATLRTPEPSRLLPNTSDPVPPRYSIDDLLYLVNTDIRKPFDMREVLLRLVDDSRMAIFKPSYGTNMLTAWADILGFRAGIVANQTPVIHPHEALKAAQFIRLCNQENTPIIFLHNVTGFMVGTKAEC; via the exons cggctgtatgccgcggtcgaattggacttccaatccgacatcTATAAAGGTAGCCAACTCTTTTGTGATCTAGCGATACGATCTCAGCAAGGCAAACCTTCGTGTGCCATTGTCTTTGGCTCCTCAACTGCTGGAGGCGCCTATCATCCTGCGCTTTCTGATTACACCATTTTCGTGGAGAATCAGGCTCAAGTGTTTCTGGGAGGACCTCCACTAGTGAAGATGGCCACTTCCGAGGTGGTCACTGCCGAAGAGCTGGGCGGGGCCAAGATTCATGCATCAACAACCGGACTGGCTGATCAGATCGCGATGGACGA GTTTGATGCTATTCAAAAAGCTCGCGAATGGGTTGCAACACTTCGCACCCCGGAGCCCAGTCGCCTACTCCCCAATACGTCAGACCCTGTACCTCCTCGGTATTCTATCGATGATCTCCTCTATCTGGTGAACACCGACATTCGTAAACCATTCGACATGCGCGAGGTGTTGCTCCGACTTGTTGATGACTCCAGAATGGCTATCTTCAAGCCGAGCTACGGAACGAATATGCTGACGGCTTGGGCGGACATCCTCG GGTTTCGTGCTGGCATTGTGGCGAACCAGACTCCTGTGATCCATCCACACGAGGCCCTCAAAGCCGCGCAGTTTATTCGGCTTTGCAACCAGGA AAATACGCCAATCATTTTCCTCCACAATGTCACTGGCTTCATGGTAGGTACTAAAGCAGAGTGTTAG